One window of Triticum dicoccoides isolate Atlit2015 ecotype Zavitan chromosome 5A, WEW_v2.0, whole genome shotgun sequence genomic DNA carries:
- the LOC119303378 gene encoding alpha N-terminal protein methyltransferase 1-like — translation MDSRGFDSTGREFSSATEMWAQEIGATASASASEVPPGAAAAAPSNGDAGEEAGGEGKREEWYSKGIAYWQGVEASTEGVLGGYGCVNDADVKGSAAFLRPLLTERFGAAKRHLVALDCGSGIGRVTKNFLIKHFNEVDLVEPVAHFLEAARENLSSCMDVEQDTHKAANFYCTPLQDFTPEEGRYDVIWIQWCIGQLTDDDFISFFNRAKVGLKLDGFFVLKENIAKNGFVLDKEDNSVTRSDAYFRELFNKCGLYIHSIKNQKELPEELFAVRMYALVTSQPKVTKNGKRGRPKNSPRIIRS, via the exons ATGGACTCCCGGGGCTTCGATTCCACGGGCCGCGAGTTTTCCAGCGCCACGGAGATGTGGGCCCAGGAGATCGGCGccaccgcctccgcctcggcctccGAAGTCCCtccgggcgccgccgccgccgctccaagCAATGgggacgccggcgaggaggcgggcgGAGAAGGGAAGCGCGAGGAGTGGTACTCCAAAGGAATCGCCTACTGGCAG GGCGTGGAGGCGTCGACCGAGGGCGTCCTGGGAGGGTACGGGTGCGTCAACGACGCCGACGTCAAGGGCAGCGCCGCCTTCCTCCGCCCTCTCCTCACCGAGCGATTCGGCGCCGCGAAGCGCCATCTTGTCGCGCTTG ATTGTGGCTCGGGCATCGGGCGGGTTACAAAGAATTTTCTTATCAAGCATTTCAATGAG GTTGATCTCGTTGAGCCAGTAGCCCATTTTCTAGAAGCGGCACGGGAAAATCTTAGTAGCTGTATGGATGTAGAGCAGGATACGCATAAGGCTGCAAACTTTTATTGTACACCTCTTCAG GACTTCACTCCTGAGGAaggaagatatgatgtgatatggaTCCAGTGGTGCATAGGGCAACTTACTGATGatgattttatttcattttttaacCGCGCAAAG GTTGGGCTCAAACTAGATGGTTTTTTTGTTCTGAAAGAGAACATTGCAAAAAATG GATTTGTTTTAGACAAGGAGGATAACAGTGTCACTAGGTCTGATGCATATTTCAGGGAGCTATTTAACAAGTGTGGATTGTATATCCACAGCATCAAG AACCAAAAGGAGCTACCAGAGGAACTATTTGCTGTCAGAATGTACGCATTGGTGACCAGCCAGCCAAAGGTCACAAAAAATGGCAAGAGAGGGCGGCCTAAAAATTCACCCCGTATAATCCGCTCTTGA
- the LOC119303380 gene encoding dihydroceramide fatty acyl 2-hydroxylase FAH1-like: MVVKEFTVDLNQPLVFQVGHLEEHYQEWVHQPIVSKEGPRFFANDTMEFLTRTKWWAVPVIWLPVVCWLFAKSIRMGHTIQEVILMALFGVFVWTFIEYALHRFLFHIETKSYWSNTAHFLIHGCHHKHPMDSLRLVFPPAGAAIICVPFWNVVAFFASPSTTPALFAGGLLGYVMYDCTHYYLHHGQPSKDPAKHLKRYHLSHHFRIQDKGFGITSSLWDAVFGTLPSSNIVAKLS; this comes from the exons ATGGTTGTCAAGGAGTTCACCGTTGATCTCAACCAGCCTCTTGTTTTCCAG GTTGGCCATCTCGAGGAACATTACCAGGAATGGGTTCACCAGCCTATCGTCAGCAAAGAAGGTCCGCGCTTTTTCGCAAATGATACCATGGAG TTCTTGACACGCACAAAGTGGTGGGCTGTGCCAGTCATATGGCTACCTGTCGTCTGCTGGCTGTTTGCCAAGTCGATTCGGATGGGTCACACCATTCAGGAAGTAATCCTGATGGCCCTATTTGGAGTGTTTGTTTGGACGTTCATTGAGTACGCTTTGCACCGCTTCCTTTTCCACATCGAGACGAAAAGCTATTG GTCGAACACCGCACACTTCCTTATCCATGGATGCCACCATAAGCATCCTATGGACTCACTCAGGCTCGTATTCCCTCCTGCTGGGGCAGCGATCATATGTGTGCCG TTCTGGAATGTTGTGGCATTCTTCGCCAGTCCATCTACCACTCCTGCGCTGTTCGCCGGTGGCCTGCTGGGATACGTGATGTATGACTGCACGCACTACTACCTGCACCATGGACAGCCATCCAAAGATCCAGCGAAGCATCTCAAG CGGTACCACCTCAGCCACCATTTCAGAATCCAGGACAAGGGCTTCGGCATCACCTCGTCGCTCTGGGACGCCGTTTTTGGGACGCTGCCTTCATCCAATATCGTTGCGAAGCTCAGCTGA